The following proteins are co-located in the Myroides profundi genome:
- a CDS encoding dicarboxylate/amino acid:cation symporter: MKNNKLFIAIIIALVLGVIVGSIYHYSFPEYKLGFAENIKLLGTIFIRLVQMIIAPLVFCTLVVGIAKMGDMSMVGRVGAKAMGWFISASLVSLTIGLVLVNWFKPGVGANFDLNNVSGANDLLTKTDSLSLQSFVEHLIPKSIFEAFAHNEILQIVVFSVFFGIALSTLGKKGKSVIKLFDKISEVVLKMVTYIMWTAPLGVLGAIASAVALYGLSIFLTYGKYLLAFASGLAILWAVLILVGYLIIGKDVWRLLKAIKEPLLIAFSTTSSEAVFPKLVEQLKAYGCSPKIVSFTLPLGYSFNLDGSMMYLTFASIFIAQIYDVHMSLADQILMLLVLMVTSKGVAGVPRASLIVIVATCAMFNIPPEGIAFILPIDHFCDMGRSMTNVLGNALSTAAIDKFETNNEQTKQLS, encoded by the coding sequence ATGAAAAACAATAAACTTTTTATAGCGATCATCATTGCGCTAGTACTTGGTGTAATCGTTGGAAGTATTTATCACTATTCATTCCCAGAATACAAATTAGGATTTGCAGAAAACATTAAATTACTAGGTACTATCTTCATCCGTTTAGTACAGATGATTATTGCTCCACTAGTATTCTGTACCCTAGTAGTAGGTATTGCCAAAATGGGAGATATGAGTATGGTAGGGCGAGTAGGTGCTAAAGCTATGGGATGGTTTATCTCAGCCTCGTTAGTCTCTCTAACGATAGGTTTAGTATTAGTAAACTGGTTCAAGCCAGGTGTCGGAGCTAACTTTGATTTAAATAATGTCTCTGGGGCGAATGACTTATTGACCAAAACAGACTCATTAAGCTTACAATCATTCGTAGAGCACTTAATTCCAAAAAGTATATTCGAAGCCTTTGCTCATAATGAAATTCTTCAGATAGTAGTATTCTCTGTATTCTTTGGAATCGCGCTATCTACATTAGGTAAAAAAGGAAAATCAGTAATCAAATTATTTGACAAAATATCAGAGGTAGTCTTAAAGATGGTAACTTATATCATGTGGACTGCACCTCTAGGGGTATTAGGAGCTATCGCTAGTGCAGTAGCACTGTACGGTCTTTCTATTTTCTTAACGTATGGTAAGTACCTACTAGCTTTCGCATCAGGATTAGCTATCTTATGGGCTGTCTTAATCTTAGTAGGTTATCTAATCATCGGTAAAGATGTATGGAGACTATTAAAAGCAATCAAAGAGCCTCTATTAATCGCATTCTCTACTACAAGTAGTGAAGCAGTATTCCCAAAATTAGTAGAGCAATTAAAAGCTTACGGTTGTTCACCAAAAATCGTATCATTTACCTTACCTTTGGGTTACTCATTTAATCTAGATGGAAGTATGATGTATCTAACATTTGCCTCTATCTTCATTGCTCAGATATATGATGTACATATGAGCTTAGCAGATCAGATCTTGATGTTACTAGTTCTAATGGTTACGAGTAAGGGTGTAGCTGGTGTACCTCGTGCATCGCTAATCGTTATCGTAGCTACATGTGCTATGTTTAATATCCCACCAGAAGGAATTGCGTTTATTTTACCGATCGATCACTTCTGTGATATGGGAAGAAGTATGACTAATGTATTAGGAAATGCTTTATCAACTGCTGCGATAGATAAATTTGAAACAAACAATGAACAAACTAAACAATTAAGTTAG
- a CDS encoding NAD(P)/FAD-dependent oxidoreductase: protein MIETDIIIIGAGPTGLFAVFEAGLLKLKCHLIDGLPQPGGQLTELYPKKPIFDIPGYPSVGAGELVDNLMEQIKQFQPGFTLNEVAENIEKLEDGTFIVTTNKGTKHHGKAVAIAGGLGSFEPRKPEIENLAFYEDKGVEYFVKKPEMFAGKKIVIAGGGDSALDWSIFLADVAAEVSLVHRRNEFRGALDSVEKVQVLKDQGKINMLTPGEVVELKGTDKLEAVVVEIEGEKREIACDYFIPLFGLTPKLGPIGDWGLEIEKNAIKVNNALDYQTNIPGIYAIGDINTYPGKLKLILCGFHEATLMCQSVFNMLNPGKKFVLKYTTVSGINGFDGTRKEAEKAVVKSID from the coding sequence ATGATTGAGACCGATATAATAATTATTGGAGCGGGCCCTACTGGTCTGTTCGCTGTATTCGAAGCAGGATTATTAAAACTAAAATGCCATCTTATCGATGGACTTCCACAACCAGGAGGACAGTTAACAGAATTGTATCCTAAAAAACCAATCTTTGATATCCCTGGATATCCTAGTGTTGGAGCTGGTGAGCTAGTAGATAATTTAATGGAACAAATAAAGCAGTTTCAACCTGGCTTTACATTAAATGAAGTAGCGGAGAATATTGAGAAGTTGGAAGATGGTACGTTTATCGTTACAACTAACAAGGGGACAAAACATCATGGTAAAGCAGTTGCTATTGCTGGTGGTTTAGGGTCTTTCGAGCCTCGTAAACCAGAGATAGAGAATCTTGCATTCTATGAAGATAAGGGAGTAGAATACTTCGTTAAAAAACCAGAGATGTTCGCTGGTAAGAAAATAGTTATCGCTGGTGGGGGTGACTCTGCTCTAGATTGGAGTATTTTCTTAGCAGATGTAGCTGCTGAAGTAAGTCTGGTACACAGACGTAATGAATTCCGTGGAGCATTAGACTCTGTAGAGAAAGTACAGGTTCTTAAAGACCAAGGAAAGATCAATATGTTAACTCCAGGAGAAGTTGTTGAATTAAAAGGAACAGATAAATTAGAAGCAGTCGTTGTGGAAATCGAAGGAGAGAAACGTGAGATAGCTTGTGATTATTTTATTCCATTATTTGGTTTAACTCCTAAGTTAGGACCTATTGGAGATTGGGGATTAGAGATTGAGAAGAATGCTATTAAGGTTAATAATGCATTGGATTACCAAACGAATATACCTGGTATTTACGCGATTGGTGATATCAACACTTACCCTGGTAAATTAAAATTAATTCTATGTGGATTCCACGAAGCTACTTTGATGTGTCAGAGTGTGTTCAATATGTTGAATCCAGGTAAGAAATTTGTATTAAAATATACTACTGTATCTGGTATCAACGGATTCGATGGTACACGTAAAGAAGCAGAAAAAGCAGTAGTGAAATCTATAGACTAG
- a CDS encoding TolC family protein — protein MSKSWCLVLTILFSIVGVAQEQWTLEDCVAKGKENSLRLMVSALETKVAESRKQSVASYYLPDIGLNGTQSYNFGSAIDPATNSRVSSNIQSTRASLDVGVTLFDFSNFIQHKKDNLSIDYATLESEEVLFQYQTAILELFYEIIGSQSFLEIQQQQLINSKTNLERVQKEVEAGAKPKSDFYDIEYIYHSETISIEQTENTLYNQKLKLLHLLNIEDLGVNEFSVVQKEESIAQIEGYEFNPTLEKNRLRQRVLEQEKRLIKSKNLPRLVGNYQYGSFYSKPFNSDIELRTNSFSKQMGDNKSQYVSFGLSIPVFQGGNIRRQVRVKNEEIRLNTLRIKESEVNLNNQIEELRTEITQLENIAKQLQKSIELSEKSFSTTQAKYENGKVDIFSFNAAKNQLLSSQFALIKNDYNRSFMERKLKLFNTNTL, from the coding sequence ATGAGTAAGAGTTGGTGTTTAGTATTGACTATTTTGTTTAGTATTGTAGGAGTAGCTCAAGAGCAGTGGACTTTGGAGGACTGTGTAGCGAAAGGAAAAGAGAATAGTTTAAGGTTGATGGTGTCTGCCTTAGAGACTAAAGTTGCTGAAAGTAGAAAGCAAAGTGTGGCATCCTATTATTTACCTGATATAGGGTTGAATGGGACACAGTCTTATAACTTTGGTTCTGCTATTGATCCTGCTACGAATAGCCGTGTGAGTTCTAATATTCAGTCTACAAGAGCTTCATTAGATGTTGGAGTTACGCTATTTGACTTTAGTAATTTTATACAACATAAGAAAGATAACCTATCTATTGATTATGCTACGTTGGAGAGTGAAGAAGTCCTATTTCAATATCAGACAGCTATTCTTGAGTTGTTTTATGAAATTATAGGTTCTCAATCCTTTTTAGAAATACAACAACAGCAACTAATTAATAGTAAAACAAACTTAGAGCGTGTACAGAAGGAGGTAGAAGCAGGCGCAAAACCTAAGAGTGATTTCTATGATATAGAATACATATATCACAGCGAGACTATTAGTATAGAGCAAACGGAGAATACTCTATATAATCAGAAGTTAAAATTACTTCATTTATTAAATATAGAAGATTTAGGAGTGAATGAGTTTAGTGTGGTACAAAAGGAGGAATCTATAGCACAAATAGAAGGGTATGAGTTTAATCCAACACTAGAAAAGAATCGATTAAGACAACGTGTTTTAGAACAAGAGAAGAGACTAATTAAGTCTAAGAATTTACCTCGATTAGTAGGGAATTATCAATATGGTTCTTTCTATTCAAAACCCTTTAATAGTGATATAGAATTGCGTACTAATTCTTTCTCAAAACAGATGGGAGATAATAAAAGTCAGTACGTTAGTTTTGGGTTGAGTATACCTGTGTTTCAAGGTGGAAATATACGTAGACAAGTAAGAGTGAAAAATGAAGAAATTCGTTTAAATACCTTGCGTATAAAGGAAAGTGAAGTTAATCTGAACAATCAAATTGAGGAGTTGAGAACTGAAATTACACAGTTAGAGAATATAGCAAAACAACTTCAAAAAAGTATTGAGCTATCAGAAAAATCATTTAGTACAACACAAGCAAAATATGAGAATGGAAAGGTAGATATCTTCTCATTTAATGCTGCAAAGAATCAATTATTGAGCTCTCAGTTTGCTTTGATTAAGAATGATTATAATCGTTCTTTTATGGAGCGCAAGCTTAAACTTTTCAATACAAATACACTATAA
- a CDS encoding S9 family peptidase, producing MKKIFLFALSLASLSAFSQEVMTKELLWKLGRVSPVGVTKDGKNLIYKVSHANMTEDKFDSKTYQIPVTGGTPVEIKEYKHLLNDKNISPDGKLVLFDEAVKINKVLGKDLYPTMEKSDAYVYDGLDYRHWDTWNDGTHNHVLYAPTDNKEAKIDILGNEPYDAPQKPFGGDEDYVWTPDGKGIVYVSKKKFGTEYATSTNTDLYLYDLATKQTKNLTEENKGYDTHPTYSPEGHLTWLQMKRDGYEADKNDIIVDYNGIKMNLTAGWDGTVDSYRWSKDGKKIYFIAAVGGTVQLFEVNFPGRIRIAINVRQITDGNFDVTSIVDVTGDVALVTRTDFNHASEVYAYNMAKKTWNQVTKVNNDAYSKIALSKSEKRIVKTVDGKDMVTWVVYPPNFDPNKKYPTLLYAQGGPQSALSQFYSFRWNFQLMAAEGYIIVAPNRRGMPGHGVEWNEAISKDWAGKPMQDYLAAIDDVAKEKYVDRDRLGAVGASYGGYSVFYLAGIHENRFKSFISHCGVFDLVSMYGTTEEVFFPNFDTGGAYWEKDNKDAQNAITNFNPINNVDKWNTPILIIQGGKDYRVPIGQGQEAFQAAQLRGVKSRFLYLPDENHWVVRPQNAQVWQGEFFRWLKETL from the coding sequence ATGAAAAAAATATTCTTATTTGCTTTAAGCTTAGCGAGTTTATCTGCTTTTTCTCAAGAAGTAATGACTAAAGAGCTTCTGTGGAAATTAGGTAGAGTAAGTCCAGTAGGAGTTACTAAGGATGGTAAAAACTTAATCTACAAAGTAAGCCACGCTAATATGACAGAAGATAAGTTTGATTCTAAGACTTATCAAATTCCTGTAACTGGAGGTACTCCTGTTGAAATTAAGGAATACAAACACTTACTTAATGATAAAAACATTTCTCCTGATGGAAAATTAGTTTTATTCGATGAGGCTGTAAAAATCAATAAAGTATTAGGTAAAGACCTATATCCTACGATGGAGAAGTCTGATGCGTATGTATATGACGGATTAGACTATAGACATTGGGATACGTGGAACGATGGTACACATAACCACGTATTATATGCTCCTACAGATAATAAAGAAGCGAAGATAGACATCTTAGGTAATGAACCTTATGATGCACCACAGAAGCCATTCGGTGGAGACGAAGACTATGTGTGGACTCCTGATGGTAAAGGTATCGTATATGTGTCTAAGAAGAAATTCGGTACAGAGTACGCTACAAGTACGAATACTGACTTATACTTATACGACTTAGCTACTAAACAGACTAAGAACTTAACAGAAGAAAATAAAGGATACGATACACATCCTACATACTCTCCAGAAGGACACCTAACTTGGTTACAGATGAAGCGTGATGGGTATGAGGCTGATAAGAATGATATCATTGTAGACTACAATGGAATCAAAATGAACCTTACTGCAGGATGGGATGGTACTGTAGATAGCTATAGATGGAGTAAAGATGGTAAGAAGATTTACTTTATCGCAGCTGTAGGAGGTACTGTACAGTTGTTCGAAGTGAACTTCCCTGGTAGAATACGTATCGCTATCAACGTAAGACAAATCACTGATGGTAACTTTGACGTGACGAGTATCGTAGATGTGACAGGAGATGTAGCACTAGTGACTCGTACGGACTTTAACCATGCTTCTGAGGTATATGCTTATAATATGGCTAAGAAGACTTGGAATCAAGTGACTAAAGTGAATAATGACGCTTATTCTAAGATTGCATTGAGCAAGAGTGAGAAGAGAATCGTGAAGACTGTAGATGGTAAAGATATGGTTACTTGGGTAGTATATCCACCTAACTTTGATCCAAACAAAAAATATCCAACATTGTTATATGCACAAGGAGGACCACAGTCGGCATTGTCTCAGTTCTATTCTTTCCGTTGGAACTTCCAGTTAATGGCTGCAGAGGGATACATTATAGTAGCTCCTAACCGTAGAGGGATGCCAGGACACGGTGTAGAGTGGAATGAAGCAATCTCTAAAGACTGGGCTGGAAAACCTATGCAAGATTACTTAGCAGCTATCGATGACGTAGCGAAAGAGAAATATGTAGATAGAGATAGATTAGGAGCAGTAGGAGCTAGTTATGGAGGATATTCGGTATTCTACTTAGCAGGAATCCATGAGAACCGTTTCAAATCGTTTATTTCACACTGTGGAGTATTTGATTTAGTAAGTATGTATGGTACTACAGAAGAGGTATTCTTCCCTAACTTTGATACAGGTGGAGCATACTGGGAAAAAGATAATAAAGATGCTCAAAACGCTATTACTAACTTTAACCCAATTAATAATGTAGATAAGTGGAATACACCTATCTTAATTATCCAAGGTGGTAAAGACTACCGTGTGCCAATTGGACAAGGACAAGAAGCGTTCCAAGCTGCTCAATTAAGAGGAGTGAAAAGTAGATTCTTATATTTACCAGATGAAAATCACTGGGTAGTAAGACCGCAAAACGCACAAGTATGGCAAGGTGAATTCTTCCGTTGGTTGAAAGAAACGTTGTAA
- a CDS encoding aminopeptidase C — protein sequence MYKNQLKAWVLALVLSAGYSVTTVAQDNLVNSLKLNASAKSKELYTFTDVVNIENTSVKNQGSSGTCWSYSANSFIESEMMRMGKRPVEISQIFSARNAYIEKGKMYVRMHGAVTLGDGGAFHDVMNMYRMYGAVPQSVYDGLNYGTTTNKFGEMAAVQEGILKAVVSNPNRKLTPNWEKAYTAAIDAYLGEAPKEFTWEGKKYTPQSFAKDVVGINADDYVEIGSDLNYPMYEKFVLLVPDNWAFNQVYNVQMNELTEIIDHAVNNGFTVAWAGDVSEKYFSWKNGVAFVPEKDWEDMSAEEKEEMFNGPKPERKVTPEMRQEAFDNYTTTDDHGMHIVGISKDQKGREYYIIKNSWGTTNDYKGYMYMSKEFVKYKTTDIMIHKDGIPKGIAKKMKL from the coding sequence ATGTATAAAAATCAATTAAAAGCATGGGTTTTAGCCCTTGTGCTGTCGGCTGGATATTCTGTTACTACTGTAGCTCAGGATAATTTAGTAAACTCATTAAAATTAAATGCAAGTGCAAAGAGTAAAGAGCTTTACACGTTTACAGATGTTGTGAATATTGAAAACACTTCTGTGAAAAATCAAGGTTCTTCTGGGACATGTTGGTCTTACTCAGCGAACTCATTTATCGAGTCAGAAATGATGAGAATGGGAAAACGTCCTGTAGAGATTTCTCAAATATTCTCTGCTCGTAATGCATATATCGAAAAAGGGAAAATGTATGTAAGAATGCATGGTGCTGTAACACTAGGAGATGGTGGTGCGTTCCACGATGTGATGAATATGTATAGAATGTATGGAGCAGTACCTCAGTCTGTATATGATGGTCTGAACTATGGTACGACTACTAATAAATTTGGAGAGATGGCTGCGGTACAAGAAGGTATCTTAAAAGCAGTAGTCTCTAACCCAAATAGAAAATTAACTCCGAACTGGGAGAAAGCGTATACTGCTGCTATCGATGCTTATTTAGGAGAGGCTCCTAAGGAGTTTACATGGGAAGGTAAAAAGTATACTCCACAGAGCTTTGCGAAAGATGTAGTAGGGATCAACGCTGATGATTATGTAGAGATAGGATCAGACCTAAACTACCCTATGTATGAGAAGTTCGTATTACTAGTACCAGATAACTGGGCTTTTAATCAAGTGTATAATGTACAGATGAACGAGCTAACAGAGATCATCGATCACGCTGTTAATAACGGATTCACTGTAGCATGGGCTGGTGACGTGAGTGAGAAATACTTTAGCTGGAAGAATGGTGTAGCTTTCGTTCCTGAGAAGGATTGGGAAGATATGTCTGCTGAAGAGAAAGAAGAAATGTTTAACGGGCCAAAACCAGAGAGAAAAGTAACTCCTGAGATGCGTCAAGAGGCATTCGATAACTATACGACTACAGATGATCACGGGATGCACATCGTAGGTATCTCTAAAGATCAGAAAGGTAGAGAGTACTATATCATCAAGAACTCTTGGGGAACTACGAATGACTATAAAGGATATATGTATATGAGTAAAGAGTTCGTGAAGTATAAAACGACGGATATCATGATCCATAAAGATGGTATCCCAAAAGGAATAGCTAAGAAAATGAAATTGTAA
- a CDS encoding DedA family protein has product MDEFSIAQLINPEFYINLQIAGHSIGIYVVLFIVFAETGLFAGFFLPGDSLLFLSGIYSTALMAEVVPIESDFLNVALLSTLVALAGILGNSFGYWFGKKSGNYLYNVKDNFIYKKKYLYESKVFFERHGGRAIIFARFLPVVRTFAPIIAGIVHMDIKRFMLYNVISSFLWATTLIFAGHYLQVWLLDSYDIDLKHYIEYIILFLVLVTTLPIVMKVIKSKKKDKEESEEI; this is encoded by the coding sequence ATGGACGAATTTTCAATAGCACAACTTATAAACCCTGAATTCTATATAAACTTACAGATAGCAGGACATTCAATAGGTATATATGTCGTATTATTTATTGTATTTGCAGAGACAGGCTTATTCGCAGGTTTCTTTTTACCAGGAGATAGTTTACTTTTCTTATCAGGAATATACAGCACAGCTCTAATGGCTGAAGTAGTACCGATAGAAAGTGACTTCTTAAATGTAGCCTTATTATCTACTCTAGTCGCCTTGGCAGGTATCCTCGGTAACAGTTTTGGGTATTGGTTCGGTAAAAAGAGTGGAAACTATCTCTACAATGTCAAAGACAACTTTATCTACAAGAAGAAATACTTATACGAATCTAAGGTATTCTTCGAAAGACATGGAGGAAGAGCAATTATATTCGCTCGTTTCTTACCAGTAGTAAGAACATTCGCTCCTATTATAGCAGGTATTGTACACATGGACATCAAGAGATTCATGTTATACAATGTGATTAGTTCTTTCTTATGGGCTACTACATTAATCTTTGCGGGTCACTACCTACAAGTATGGTTATTAGATAGCTATGATATAGACCTAAAACACTACATCGAATACATTATCTTATTCTTAGTATTAGTGACTACATTACCTATCGTAATGAAAGTGATCAAAAGCAAGAAAAAGGATAAAGAAGAAAGCGAAGAAATATAA
- a CDS encoding mechanosensitive ion channel family protein translates to MEKIVSSLENFLESILLSLPRYALGLVVLLGGIYIVKLILKIIGKRFDKRDLDKSLKGFLLSMIRIALYIVLIVIVASIMGFKSMSLTAVFASTGLAIGLALQGSLSNFAGGVLILLFKPFKVGEYISNTGGVEGTVEKIDLLYTTITGATGLKLYCPNGPLANSVITNYTDITARRYDFVVGISYDTNIKTAQNVIQEALAKHKEVKQDPKPIIFVNSLADSSVNLNVRVWMDKANYWDTVFVIQQIVKNALDDANIEIPFPQRDIHVISDKEIK, encoded by the coding sequence ATGGAAAAGATTGTAAGTAGTTTAGAGAACTTTTTAGAGAGTATATTATTATCACTTCCTAGATATGCCCTAGGGTTAGTTGTGTTATTAGGAGGGATATATATAGTTAAGTTAATTCTAAAAATAATTGGTAAAAGATTCGATAAAAGAGATTTAGATAAATCGCTGAAAGGATTTTTGCTAAGTATGATTCGAATTGCTCTATATATAGTGTTGATTGTGATTGTAGCTTCTATTATGGGCTTTAAGTCAATGAGTCTTACAGCAGTTTTTGCGTCAACAGGTTTAGCTATTGGTTTAGCACTTCAGGGGAGTTTATCTAACTTCGCAGGAGGAGTATTGATTTTACTGTTTAAACCTTTTAAGGTAGGAGAGTATATCTCTAACACAGGAGGAGTAGAAGGTACTGTAGAAAAGATAGATTTATTATATACGACGATAACAGGGGCTACAGGATTAAAGTTATATTGTCCTAATGGACCGTTAGCAAACTCAGTGATTACGAACTATACAGATATTACAGCACGTAGATATGACTTCGTAGTTGGTATCTCATATGATACTAATATTAAGACAGCACAGAATGTAATCCAAGAAGCATTAGCGAAGCATAAAGAGGTGAAGCAAGATCCGAAGCCAATCATTTTTGTGAACAGTTTAGCAGATAGCTCTGTGAACTTAAATGTACGTGTATGGATGGATAAAGCTAATTACTGGGATACAGTATTCGTGATTCAGCAGATAGTGAAGAATGCTTTAGATGATGCTAATATCGAGATTCCATTTCCACAGAGAGATATACATGTTATCTCAGATAAAGAAATAAAATAA
- a CDS encoding 2Fe-2S iron-sulfur cluster-binding protein has protein sequence MAEDIKVTIIDREGETHVIDAPTDMGMNMMEVVRAYELAEDGTFGICGGMLMCASCQCYMINGDEVELPEKGDEEDALLDSDARNVKPTSRLSCQIPVDERVEGLVFEIAPIG, from the coding sequence ATGGCTGAGGATATTAAAGTAACCATTATCGATCGCGAAGGTGAGACTCACGTTATAGATGCCCCAACAGATATGGGGATGAATATGATGGAAGTTGTTCGTGCTTATGAACTAGCAGAAGACGGAACATTTGGTATATGTGGAGGTATGTTGATGTGTGCTTCTTGTCAATGCTATATGATTAATGGAGATGAAGTAGAATTACCAGAGAAGGGTGACGAAGAAGACGCTTTGTTAGATTCAGATGCTCGTAATGTTAAACCTACTAGTAGACTTAGTTGTCAGATACCTGTAGATGAGAGAGTAGAAGGATTAGTCTTCGAGATCGCACCGATAGGATAG
- a CDS encoding Mrp/NBP35 family ATP-binding protein: MKLDRKEILKALESISLAGEGKNMVESGAVSNVMTFGDEVVVDLVLSTPALHIKKRAEVDVMKVIHDQVYDKAKVKVNIKVEAPEKPEIKGKAIPGIKNIVAISSGKGGVGKSTVTANLAASLANMGFKVGVLDADIYGPSMPIMFDVEGAKPISVEVEGRSKMKPVSSYGVEILSIGFFTKGDQAIIWRGPMAAKALNQMIFDADWGELDFLLLDLPPGTGDIHLSIMQSLPITGAVVVSTPQAVALADAKKGVSMFMSESINVPVLGIVENMAYFTPEELPNNKYYIFGENGAKNLAADLDVPFLGEVPIVQSIREAGDYGRPAALQNDTIIAKVFEDLSRNVVEQVVLRNESLPATEAIKITTMAGCSSVAKK, from the coding sequence ATGAAATTAGATAGAAAAGAAATCCTTAAGGCTTTAGAGAGCATTTCTCTAGCTGGAGAAGGAAAGAATATGGTGGAGAGTGGAGCTGTAAGTAATGTAATGACTTTCGGAGACGAAGTAGTAGTAGACTTAGTACTGAGTACACCAGCTTTACACATTAAGAAAAGAGCAGAAGTTGACGTGATGAAAGTAATTCACGATCAAGTATATGACAAGGCGAAAGTAAAAGTAAATATAAAAGTAGAGGCTCCTGAAAAGCCTGAGATTAAAGGAAAAGCTATTCCTGGTATTAAAAATATTGTTGCTATCTCTTCTGGTAAAGGAGGAGTAGGTAAATCTACAGTTACTGCTAATTTAGCTGCTAGTTTGGCTAATATGGGCTTTAAAGTAGGAGTATTAGATGCCGATATTTATGGACCATCTATGCCAATTATGTTTGACGTAGAAGGAGCTAAACCTATTTCAGTAGAAGTAGAAGGACGTTCTAAGATGAAGCCTGTATCTTCGTATGGAGTAGAGATCCTTTCTATCGGATTCTTTACAAAAGGAGACCAAGCAATAATCTGGAGAGGACCTATGGCTGCAAAAGCATTAAACCAAATGATTTTTGATGCAGACTGGGGAGAACTAGACTTCTTATTATTAGACTTACCTCCAGGTACAGGAGATATTCATTTATCTATTATGCAGTCTCTTCCTATTACAGGGGCTGTAGTGGTTTCTACACCACAAGCAGTAGCGCTAGCTGATGCTAAAAAAGGAGTATCAATGTTTATGTCAGAGAGTATCAATGTTCCTGTTTTAGGTATCGTTGAGAATATGGCGTACTTCACTCCAGAAGAATTACCAAATAATAAATACTATATCTTCGGTGAGAATGGTGCTAAGAATTTAGCAGCAGACTTAGATGTTCCTTTCTTAGGAGAAGTGCCTATCGTACAGAGTATCCGTGAGGCTGGTGATTATGGTCGTCCAGCAGCATTACAGAATGATACTATCATCGCAAAGGTATTCGAAGATTTAAGCAGAAACGTAGTAGAACAAGTAGTGTTGAGAAATGAGTCACTACCTGCTACTGAAGCTATCAAAATTACAACTATGGCAGGATGTTCATCAGTTGCTAAAAAATAA
- a CDS encoding NifU family protein, whose amino-acid sequence MASQTIKQNVEKALDEIRPFLQADGGDITLIDIQDDKVVQVRLEGACTACSVNQMTLSAGVETTIKKYAPEIESVVNVG is encoded by the coding sequence ATGGCATCACAAACTATAAAACAGAATGTAGAAAAGGCGTTAGATGAGATCCGTCCATTTTTACAAGCAGATGGTGGGGATATCACTCTTATTGATATTCAAGATGACAAAGTTGTACAAGTTCGCTTAGAAGGCGCTTGCACAGCTTGTAGTGTTAATCAAATGACCTTAAGTGCTGGAGTAGAAACTACGATTAAAAAGTATGCTCCAGAGATCGAATCTGTAGTTAATGTGGGATAA